One window of the Saprospiraceae bacterium genome contains the following:
- a CDS encoding serine hydrolase → MKKISIVILMTLFFYSISFAQQKNTSQLIKRIESYLEEFEKIGFAGTVLIELDGKNIISKGYGFRNVEFNKKNTPNTIFDIGSLTKQFTASAILKLEMQGELSTSDTITKFFQNVPVDKSIITIHDLLRHQSGLESQVGEDYEPISDQDFIETVMKSTLKFKVGSDYSYSNIGYSLLALIIEKVTRQSYEQYLYENLWKPSGMETTGYSRPNFDADLIAIGYGKDYKNWGRPTEKKWNGKAPYRHLLGNGGILSTSEDMFKWHKSLMTENVLSKEAKEKLYHPSIRANENSKAIYAYGWDVSKTNRNTFRVWHNGTNNIFYADFMRFIEEKTTLVLMSNKTFRGTDQLNFEIAKIIFDKNYIPTIPKPDNKANQIYSQEIIEIILSKGLEGAMLKYKNRPSKTDILEYLFIRKGYEQLAQNKYDEAIGIFTMNCIANPNSYNAFDSLGEAYMIKGDKVLAIKNYKKSLQLDSTNENAKDMINKMKQ, encoded by the coding sequence ATGAAAAAAATATCAATTGTTATTTTAATGACTTTGTTTTTTTATTCAATATCATTTGCACAGCAAAAAAACACATCCCAATTAATCAAACGAATTGAATCCTACTTAGAAGAATTTGAAAAAATTGGTTTTGCAGGAACTGTGCTTATAGAACTTGATGGAAAGAATATCATTTCAAAAGGATATGGATTTAGAAATGTGGAATTTAATAAAAAAAATACACCAAATACAATTTTTGACATCGGTTCTCTGACAAAACAATTTACCGCATCTGCAATTCTAAAGTTAGAAATGCAAGGCGAATTATCCACTTCTGATACCATTACTAAATTCTTTCAAAATGTACCGGTTGATAAATCCATTATCACCATTCACGATTTATTAAGACACCAATCAGGATTAGAAAGCCAAGTAGGCGAAGACTATGAGCCAATTAGCGATCAAGATTTTATTGAAACTGTAATGAAATCAACTTTAAAATTCAAAGTTGGTTCAGATTATTCCTATTCAAATATAGGATATAGTTTGCTTGCACTTATTATTGAAAAAGTAACAAGACAATCGTATGAGCAATACCTTTATGAAAACCTTTGGAAACCTTCCGGAATGGAAACAACGGGTTATAGCAGACCAAATTTTGATGCCGATTTAATTGCAATTGGTTATGGTAAAGACTATAAGAACTGGGGTAGACCAACGGAAAAAAAGTGGAATGGAAAAGCTCCTTACCGTCACTTATTGGGAAATGGTGGGATACTTTCAACTTCAGAGGATATGTTTAAATGGCATAAATCTTTGATGACTGAAAATGTTTTATCAAAAGAAGCAAAGGAAAAATTATATCATCCATCAATTAGAGCAAACGAAAATAGTAAGGCAATTTATGCCTATGGCTGGGATGTTTCCAAGACAAATAGAAATACTTTTCGTGTTTGGCATAATGGCACAAATAATATTTTTTATGCCGACTTTATGCGATTTATAGAGGAAAAAACAACCTTGGTTTTAATGTCAAATAAAACATTTAGAGGCACAGACCAACTTAACTTTGAAATAGCCAAAATAATTTTTGATAAAAATTACATACCAACTATTCCTAAACCTGACAATAAAGCCAATCAAATTTATTCGCAAGAAATAATTGAAATTATATTGAGTAAAGGACTTGAAGGTGCTATGTTAAAGTATAAAAACAGACCTTCAAAAACAGACATTTTGGAATATCTGTTTATTAGAAAAGGCTATGAACAATTAGCACAAAACAAATATGATGAAGCAATTGGAATTTTTACAATGAATTGCATTGCGAATCCTAATTCATATAATGCTTTTGACAGTTTGGGAGAAGCCTATATGATTAAGGGCGACAAAGTATTAGCAATAAAGAATTATAAAAAAAGTTTGCAATTAGACTCAACAAATGAAAACGCAAAAGATATGATTAATA
- a CDS encoding M20/M25/M40 family metallo-hydrolase: protein MKNLLIYLLIFRILASTMSLNAQLSPETMIRVDVVYLASDDLEGRQTGTVGEAMAADYISERMAKLGLSPKGSEEWFQAFKFNSNPHGGSQLDKMGKNVIGFLDKKAKKTLVIGAHYDHLGYGMAGSLRPDDHSIHNGADDNASGVAALLYLADQLKKEKKLKFNVLFIAFSGEEYGLYGSKAFMENPTIPKESIFGMINMDMVGRLNKEKTIAISGAGTAVEWKDILESCKMPGFSFNYSDGGIGPSDHTSFYLKDIPVLHFFTGQHQDYHKPSDDSPLVNYDGIWEVSQIIWGVVLKLNAKPMLTFQKTKDENKQQANSFKVTMGLMPDYVFNGEGMRIDAVLDNRPAQKAGLLGGDIIIQIGSYPVKDVYQYMEALNKFEKGQEADVTVKRKDEVLVKKVVF from the coding sequence ATGAAAAATCTTTTAATTTATCTATTGATATTCAGGATTTTAGCTTCTACTATGTCGTTAAATGCCCAATTAAGTCCGGAAACCATGATTCGGGTGGATGTTGTTTATCTCGCATCCGATGATTTGGAAGGACGACAAACAGGAACCGTCGGAGAGGCCATGGCAGCAGATTATATCTCCGAACGCATGGCAAAATTGGGATTGAGTCCTAAAGGCAGTGAAGAATGGTTTCAGGCTTTTAAATTCAATTCAAATCCCCATGGAGGCAGTCAATTGGACAAAATGGGTAAAAATGTCATCGGATTTTTAGATAAGAAAGCAAAAAAGACCCTGGTGATTGGAGCACATTACGATCATTTAGGATATGGAATGGCAGGTTCTTTACGTCCCGACGATCATTCCATTCACAATGGAGCGGATGACAATGCCAGTGGGGTAGCAGCTTTATTGTATTTAGCCGACCAATTAAAGAAAGAGAAAAAATTAAAATTCAATGTCTTGTTCATTGCTTTTTCCGGAGAAGAATACGGTTTATACGGCTCCAAGGCATTTATGGAAAATCCAACCATACCAAAGGAAAGCATCTTTGGGATGATTAATATGGATATGGTGGGTAGACTCAACAAAGAAAAAACCATTGCGATCAGTGGAGCTGGAACCGCAGTGGAATGGAAAGACATTTTAGAAAGTTGTAAAATGCCGGGCTTTAGCTTTAATTACAGCGATGGGGGCATTGGTCCATCCGATCATACTTCATTTTATTTAAAAGATATTCCGGTCCTTCATTTTTTTACAGGACAGCATCAGGATTACCATAAACCAAGTGACGACAGTCCCCTGGTAAATTATGATGGAATTTGGGAAGTCAGCCAAATCATCTGGGGAGTTGTGTTAAAATTGAATGCTAAACCCATGCTAACATTTCAAAAAACAAAAGATGAAAACAAGCAACAGGCCAACAGTTTTAAAGTCACCATGGGATTAATGCCTGATTATGTTTTTAATGGGGAAGGCATGCGCATCGATGCCGTGTTGGATAACCGACCTGCTCAAAAAGCCGGCTTATTAGGAGGCGATATCATCATTCAGATTGGCAGCTATCCGGTTAAAGATGTGTACCAATATATGGAGGCCCTCAATAAATTTGAAAAAGGACAGGAAGCAGACGTTACTGTAAAACGCAAGGACGAGGTTTTGGTGAAGAAGGTGGTTTTTTAG
- a CDS encoding M15 family metallopeptidase, whose protein sequence is MTPVLYIIGLKIILLFQIMAENMQHVVENPKVLALDDARYIAGKFDPSKNPEFVSFNSDTSNKLMYLRTEVYIAYLKMAQAAAADSIKLEIVSATRNFDYQKELWENKWLGKTAVDGKKLHLHIKDPVTRALKIMEYSAPPGFSRHHWGTDIDINSTESEYFETPEGKKVYQWLFNNAGKFGFCQTYTAFGEQRVSGFHEERWHWSYMPTAKTIWEAQLRNFDESSIFRFKGYQAIQSLHLIDFIRNVNNCIQ, encoded by the coding sequence TTGACTCCTGTACTTTATATAATCGGTTTAAAAATCATCTTACTGTTTCAGATCATGGCAGAAAATATGCAACACGTAGTCGAAAATCCAAAAGTGTTAGCTTTGGATGATGCTCGTTACATTGCTGGAAAATTTGACCCTTCTAAAAATCCTGAATTTGTTAGTTTCAATTCAGATACCTCCAACAAACTGATGTATTTGCGTACGGAAGTTTACATTGCCTATTTAAAAATGGCTCAGGCTGCTGCTGCTGATTCTATAAAACTGGAAATTGTATCGGCTACCAGAAATTTTGATTATCAAAAAGAATTGTGGGAAAATAAGTGGCTCGGTAAAACTGCTGTCGATGGAAAAAAATTGCATCTGCATATTAAAGATCCTGTGACACGTGCACTTAAAATTATGGAGTATTCGGCACCTCCTGGATTTTCGAGGCATCATTGGGGTACTGATATTGATATCAATTCAACAGAATCCGAATATTTTGAAACTCCGGAAGGAAAAAAAGTCTACCAATGGTTGTTTAACAATGCCGGAAAATTTGGTTTCTGTCAAACGTATACCGCTTTTGGTGAACAACGGGTTAGTGGTTTTCACGAAGAACGCTGGCATTGGTCTTATATGCCTACTGCTAAAACAATTTGGGAAGCTCAACTTCGTAATTTTGATGAATCTTCTATTTTCAGATTTAAAGGATATCAAGCCATACAATCGCTGCATTTGATTGATTTTATCCGAAACGTAAATAATTGCATTCAATAA
- a CDS encoding thioredoxin family protein: protein MARTESNMIQLGSKAYDFHLPEPLTGKIIHLEDYKNYQAYVILFICNHCPYVIHVHDELLNIGREYQSKNCTFFAISSNDVANYPDDAPEKMKERAIQFNYPFPYLYDESQEVAKAYDAACTPDIYVYDKNKLLVYRGRMDASRPNSGIPVTGIDLRNALDAVLTNQAIDPIQYPSLGCNIKWKE from the coding sequence ATGGCTCGTACTGAATCCAACATGATCCAATTGGGATCCAAAGCGTATGACTTTCATTTGCCAGAACCCCTGACTGGAAAAATCATTCATCTTGAAGATTATAAAAATTACCAGGCTTATGTAATTTTATTTATTTGCAATCATTGTCCCTATGTGATCCATGTGCATGATGAATTGTTAAACATTGGTCGCGAATACCAATCCAAAAATTGTACTTTTTTTGCAATTAGTTCAAATGATGTTGCAAATTATCCGGACGATGCTCCGGAAAAAATGAAAGAACGGGCAATCCAATTTAATTATCCCTTCCCATATCTATACGATGAAAGTCAGGAAGTTGCCAAAGCCTACGATGCAGCCTGCACCCCTGACATCTACGTATACGATAAAAATAAATTATTGGTTTATCGGGGTAGAATGGATGCATCTCGCCCGAATTCAGGAATTCCGGTAACCGGTATTGATTTACGCAATGCACTGGATGCCGTTCTTACGAATCAAGCTATAGATCCAATTCAATATCCAAGTTTAGGTTGCAATATCAAATGGAAAGAATAA